The DNA region TCACCCCCGGTCGGATCGTCATCCTGGCCCACGGCAACTTCAAGCACCTGTATACCGCCACGAACCGCACCTTCCGCTACGGCGGCCCGACGAGGGCGCGCACGGCCTCGGCGCTCTACCTTGAGCCCATTGCGGACGAGCCGAACCTGAACGGCGACCTGGTACAGGTGTCGGCGGCCGGCACGAACCCGACGGTGCTGATACACGGCGTCAGCGACTTCCACCCGCAGCTTGACGGCTCGATCATCGCCATTCGCCGCACCTCGCGCTCGGGCCATGACCTGCTCTACCTGGCTCCCGGCTCCACGGGCCAGCCCATCCGGCTGGCCTCCGCCTTTGACTTCGGCGACGCGGCCGTGGACCAGACCGGCAAGCGCTGGGTGGCTTACAGCCGGCCGATGGTCGGCATGCCCTGGCAGGTCCGCTGGGGCACGATCGCCCCGGCCCCGGCCACGGTGGACCCCGAGGACTTCCTGGGCGGCGGCAAGAACGCCATCGCGCTGCCGGATGACGGCCAGCCCGGGCGTATCTACTGGCACATGGACAACCCGGCCATCGGCCTGCCGCGCGGCGGCATCGGGCCGATGTACTACGAGCTGCTCCTCGGCAACGAGAAGCCCGAATGGCGCAAGATGTCGCACTTCTTCCCCCCTGCCAATGAGGAGTTCATGCTCAGCAAGAGCGAATCGCTCGTCGTGGAGACCAAGGACGAGGGGGGCAAGCCGGTGACGCACATCAGCAGCGTCTGGTTCACCGGCGACGAGAAGCAGCTCGCCACGATCCCGGACTTCACGGTCCTGGAGCAGTCCCTCGTGGGCGGCGCGCAGGTGTTCCTGTTCGGCAAGCGCGGTGACCACGGCATCGCCTTCACGGTCTCCTTCCACACGGGCCAGGTCCTGACCACGGTGGAGCAGACCGACAGCCCCGTCCGCGGCTTCCTCGCCCCGCCGCGGGGCTGGGTCTGGTCCCAGCTCAAGGAAGGCGAGTAGCCTCTGGACCTCCGGTCCAGTACTGCGGGCGGCCTCGCCCGCGCGCGGCGGGGTAGGGCAGGCGAGGCCACCTGCCCTACGAGGGTGGGCGCGCCCGACGACGCACAGCCTTCAGCAGGACCCGCGCCTCCGGCGGCGAAGCCTTCGGGCAACCTCGTCCGCCGGAGGCGCCATGCCACTCAAGCTCCTCGCCCCTGTTGCTCTGCTCCTCCTGACCGCCGGCCTGGCGGCCGCGCAGGATGTGGTCTTGCGCAGCTTCCAGCCCCGCCAGCCCCTTTGCCGGGCCGGCCGCCCCTGCCTCCTCCTCGCCCGGGTCGCCAACAACGGGGCGGCTGCGACCGATCTGCAGGCCACGCTGCTGCTGCCGGAGGGGGTGAGGCTCACCGAGGGCCAGGCCGCCGTGGCAGCGCATCTGCAGCCGGATGAGGAGCGCGACCTGGCGTGGGAGGTCATCGCCGCCGCGCCGGGTGCGGCCGAGATACGCCTCCAGCTTGCCGGCGCCGTGACCGCCACTGCGCCCCTGACGATCCGCTTCCTCCCGGCCCTGCCGGTCCGTAAGCTCCCTTACATCCCCGAGCCGCAGCCTGCCGCCACCCAGTTCCTCATCGGCGCCCACCACTGCCCGCTGTGGGAAGCCGACAAGCCGCGCATGTGGGACCAGGTTGTGAGCAAGCACCCCGAGCGCACCCCGGCCCTGGGCTTCTACGACCAGGCCAACCCCGAGGTCTCCGACTGGGAGACCAAGTGGGCTGTCGAGCACGCGGTTTCGTTCTTCGTCTACTGCTGGTACCGCTCCAGCCAGGGCGGGCCGGTCACGACCCGCTTCTCCAGCGCCATCGAGCAGGCGCTCTTCCATGCGCGCTTCGAGAAGCACCTCAAGTGGACCATCATGTGGGAGAACCAGAGCCGCGGCACCGCCGGTGTGGCCGATGAGCGCGACCTGATGGAGAACCTGCTGCCCTACTGGATCAGCAACTACTTCCGGCGCGACAGCTACCTGAAGGTGGACGGCAAGCCCGTGCTGTTCATCTACCGCCCCGAGTTCCTCGTCCAGGACCTCGGTGGCGTTGAGCAGGTGCGGTCCGCCTGCGACAAGATGCGGCAGGCCTGCCGCGAGGCCGGCTTTTCCGGCCTGACGCTCCTGGGCGAGTACCGTGGTCTGGACCCCAAGCACCTCGAGCTGATGAAGCAACTCGGCCTCGACTACACCTTCGCGTACTGCTGGCCTGTCCCGAACAGCCCCACCCCGCAGCAAGCCATCGCCGCGCAGATGAACTACCTCCGCCGCACGCAGGAGCTGAACATTCTGCCGCAGGTCGCCACCGTGTCACAGGCCTGGAGCGGCTGGCGGGACGAGGGCAGCATCTGGAAGATCCCGCCTGAGGAGTTCGAGGGCCTCCTCCGCCAGGCGAAGGACTTCATCGCCACGCTCCCCGCCGACCAACTGGGCAGCCGCATGTTGCTGCTGGACAATTGGAACGAATGGGGCGAGGGGCACTACCTCGCGCCCTACCGCGAGTACGGCTTCGGCTACCTGGACGCCGTGCGCAAGGTCTTCTCCACCGCCCCCGAGGCCCATACCGACCTGCTGCCTGAGGATATCGGCCTGGGCCCCTATGACACGGCGATGCGGGAGCTTCTGGCGCG from bacterium includes:
- a CDS encoding glycoside hydrolase family 99-like domain-containing protein, whose amino-acid sequence is MPLKLLAPVALLLLTAGLAAAQDVVLRSFQPRQPLCRAGRPCLLLARVANNGAAATDLQATLLLPEGVRLTEGQAAVAAHLQPDEERDLAWEVIAAAPGAAEIRLQLAGAVTATAPLTIRFLPALPVRKLPYIPEPQPAATQFLIGAHHCPLWEADKPRMWDQVVSKHPERTPALGFYDQANPEVSDWETKWAVEHAVSFFVYCWYRSSQGGPVTTRFSSAIEQALFHARFEKHLKWTIMWENQSRGTAGVADERDLMENLLPYWISNYFRRDSYLKVDGKPVLFIYRPEFLVQDLGGVEQVRSACDKMRQACREAGFSGLTLLGEYRGLDPKHLELMKQLGLDYTFAYCWPVPNSPTPQQAIAAQMNYLRRTQELNILPQVATVSQAWSGWRDEGSIWKIPPEEFEGLLRQAKDFIATLPADQLGSRMLLLDNWNEWGEGHYLAPYREYGFGYLDAVRKVFSTAPEAHTDLLPEDIGLGPYDTAMRELLAREQEARKLCGRHVTKPGGDVPGLVAWWTFDEADDSPVALDYSGHGLGGMVTKATHAPGHVGQALVCEGGSVTVPPHPALSLAALTVECWVKTDVPGQSDKWIVNHIFSGGTNTGYRLGLSGGKPCFGVPVTSFSHHLTGSKPLPTGRWVHLAGTFDGQTIRVYMDGEACGAMDRPGPAKPNTLPLCLGSYEAGHRACFTGLLDEVKLWDRALTAEEISDRASAGPQ